The following proteins are co-located in the Apium graveolens cultivar Ventura chromosome 5, ASM990537v1, whole genome shotgun sequence genome:
- the LOC141661252 gene encoding uncharacterized protein LOC141661252 has protein sequence MRVFMQAQGVWKAIEPKGSGAIDDKVDKTVMATIYQGVPDDVLLILAEKTNAKDTWKAVKTMSPGADHVKTARVQTLKSEFEAIIMKETDSLDKFYLKLNGMVTNIRALGEAVEESYVQFENLETMAVEKTISSLKAHEERLRGQPDTGNNQLLLTEEAWSKREKEEGKLLLTREEWLQRTSRSEGWKNQINRCGGEYKSKEPVQWVKGLSKVHCFNCSAYRHFAIEFKKLKRDRETTDEAHMVQILDEEPALLFAKVDDKLQESMLVTEDKVTPRLKAEGSNTQFESNLWYLDNGASNHLSGQISKFRKLDKQVTGKVKFGDGSMVQIKGKGTVILQCKNGEERVLNDVYYIPSLCSNIISLRQLSEEGHKVILSSEYLWIRGRKEELLMKVKQSMNRLYKVILYTPEQKCLLSRGKRGLVVVFKVWSCEFQSLIDDVYK, from the exons ATGCGAGTGTTCATGCAGGCGCAGGGCGTGTGGAAAGCGATTGAGCCAAAGGGTTCAGGGGCAATAGATGACAAGGTGGATAAAACAGTAATGGCAACCATATACCAAGGGGTACCGGATGATGTGCTGTTGATATTGGCAGAGAAGACAAATGCCAAAGATACATGGAAGGCTGTGAAAACCATGAGTCCGGGAGCGGATCATGTAAAGACAGCACGAGTTCAAACGCTTAAATCTGAGTTTGAAGCAATAATCATGAAGGAGACAGATTCATTGGATAAGTTCTATCTGAAACTAAATGGGATGGTCACAAATATTCGAGCTCTTGGAGAAGCAGTTGAAGAATCATATGTG CAATTTGAAAACCTTGAGACGATGGCCGTTGAAAAGACTATTAGTTCTTTGAAGGCACACGAGGAACGCCTTCGAGGACAACCGGACACAGGCAATAATCAACTGCTCCTTACGGAGGAGGCGTGGAGCAAACGAGAGAAAGAAGAGGGAAAGCTTCTGTTAACAAGGGAAGAATGGCTACAGCGAACAAGTAGGTCCGAGGGGTGGAAAAATCAAATAAACAGATGCGGTGGCGAGTACAAAAGCAAGGAACCCGTTCAGTGGGTTAAAGGTTTGAGTAAGGTCCACTGTTTCAATTGCAGTGCCTACAGACACTTCGCAATCGAATTTAAGAAACTAAAACGAGATCGTGAAACTACGGATGAGGCACACATGGTGCAAATTCTGGATGAGGAACCTGCACTACTTTTCGCAAAAGTTGATGACAAACTGCAGGAGAGCATGTTGGTGACTGAAGATAAGGTGACTCCAAGGCTTAAAGCTGAAGGCAGTAACACACAATTCGAGTCAAATCTGTGGTACCTCGATAATGGTGCAAGCAACCATCTGTCTGGACAAATTTCAAAATTTAGGAAGCTAGACAAGCAAGTAACAGGCAAGGTAAAGTTTGGAGATGGCTCAATGGTTCAGATTAAGGGAAAGGGGACTGTTATTTTGCAATGTAAAAATGGAGAAGAAAGAGTGTTGAATGATGTTTATTACATTCCATCATTGTGTAGTAATATCATTAGCCTCAGACAACTCTCGGAGGAAGGACACAAGGTCATACTTAGTAGTGAATATCTCTGGATTCGTGGTAGAAAAGAGGAGTTACTCATGAAGGTCAAACAATCGATGAACAGATTGTACAAGGTAATCTTATACACTCCGGAACAAAAGTGTTTACTGTCAAGGGGAAAAAGAGGATTGGTTGTGGTATTTAAGGTTTGGTCATGTGAATTTCAGAGCCTTATCGACGATGTCTACAAATGA
- the LOC141661251 gene encoding uncharacterized protein LOC141661251 encodes MWTYLLKTKSETFDAFKRFRALVENVPDKRIESFRTDSGGEFLSREFIQYCEDAGIRRQSTAPYSLQQNGIAERRNRTMIEMARSLLLERGLPLSKAVIYLGKEPGTKAHRLYDPLSKSICICRDVEFVECKSWDWSRETESRASQKENFVVITHEASRHEDICEDDSDILQTPVTPPTATLQSGTRIESSNALESVISSSSSEENDQPMNYKSLTDIYNATEPVELEEEELLLMGVDEPSNFNQAAKMGEWTKTIKAEMDAMERNKTKELVQLPPGRKPIGLNYDSPLWLTRKPMGKQK; translated from the exons ATGTGGACATATTTGTTGAAAACTAAAAGTGAAACTTTTGATGCATTTAAACGATTTCGTGCCTTAGTTGAAAATGTGCCTGATAAAAGAATCGAAAGTTTTAGAACTGATAGCGGAGGTGAATTCTTATCAAGAGAGTTTATTCAATATTGTGAAGACGCTGGAATTAGGCGTCAATCCACTGCTCCCTATTCTCTGCAGCAAAATGGCATTGCTGAGCGGAGAAATAGGACTATGATAGAGATGGCAAGAAGCTTATTGCTAGAAAGGGGCCTACCGTT GAGTAAAGCTGTTATATACCTTGGTAAGGAACCAGGTACGAAAGCTCACAGACTCTACGATCCACTATCAAAGTCGATATGTATATGTCGAGATGTAGAATTTGTCGAGTGCAAATCATGGGACTGGAGTCGAGAAACTGAGTCACGAGCTTCACAGAAAGAAAACTTTGTGGTAATTACTCATGAAGCAAGTCGACATGAGGATATTTGCGAAGATGATAGTGATATTTTACAAACTCCTGTGACACCACCAACAGCAACTCTACAATCTGGAACAAGAATTGAGTCGAGTAATGCATTGGAATCGGTTATCTCGAGCTCGAGTTCAGAAGAAAATGATCAACCGATGAATTATAAATCGCTAACTGATATCTACAATGCAACTGAACCTGTAGAACTGGAAGAAGAAGAACTTTTATTAATGGGGGTAGATGAACCTTCCAATTTCAATCAAGCCGCTAAGATGGGTGAATGGACAAAAACAATAAAGGCAGAAATGGACGCCATGGAGAGAAACAAGACCAAGGAACTGGTTCAACTGCCTCCAGGAAGAAAACCCATAGGTTtaaattacgattcacctctgtggctcacccgcaagccaatggggAAGCAAAAGTGa